A single region of the Halorubrum depositum genome encodes:
- a CDS encoding sensor histidine kinase: MDASPRAVARSLWPVWGLGAVLVLSLLAEAAALSVGVAPAPGGYWVGYASTILVVVGVGYAVYVMPRSDISPARYPRLNRWWIAGASGFLLVNVGFMATLPTETAFQVFGWGRWAIGFGGGVGLVIGLFEARAIEREVAAERSRLRQAELRSERDRLEEFASVVSHDLRNPLNVVRGRIDLARRAHPEDEHLEAAEPALDRMDEIIGETLALAREGKSVDGVDDVDLAECARECWSRVDAPDAALRVDGSATVRADRDRLSHVFENLFRNSVEHGGRDVTVRVGVLDGGDGFFVEDDGVGIPADQVDRVRETGFTSSADGTGFGLAIVDRIVDAHGWELRIAEGDDGGVRFEIRGVERSEEATRASAAEGADRAPHR; this comes from the coding sequence ATGGACGCCTCGCCGAGAGCCGTCGCCCGCTCGCTGTGGCCCGTCTGGGGGCTCGGCGCCGTGCTCGTCCTCTCGCTCCTCGCGGAAGCCGCCGCACTCTCCGTTGGGGTCGCTCCCGCTCCCGGCGGCTACTGGGTGGGGTACGCCTCGACGATACTGGTCGTCGTCGGGGTCGGGTACGCCGTCTACGTGATGCCGAGGTCGGACATCTCGCCCGCCCGGTACCCGCGGCTCAACCGCTGGTGGATCGCGGGCGCGTCGGGATTCCTCCTCGTCAACGTCGGGTTCATGGCGACGCTGCCGACCGAGACGGCGTTTCAGGTGTTCGGCTGGGGTCGATGGGCGATCGGCTTCGGCGGCGGCGTCGGGCTGGTCATCGGGCTGTTCGAGGCGAGAGCGATCGAACGCGAGGTCGCGGCGGAGCGGAGCCGCCTCCGACAGGCCGAGCTCCGCAGCGAGCGCGACCGGCTCGAGGAGTTCGCGAGCGTCGTCTCGCACGACCTCCGGAACCCGCTCAACGTCGTCCGCGGCCGCATCGACCTCGCCAGGCGCGCCCACCCCGAGGACGAACACCTCGAGGCGGCCGAGCCCGCGCTCGATCGGATGGACGAGATCATCGGGGAGACGCTCGCGCTCGCCCGCGAGGGAAAGAGCGTGGACGGCGTCGACGACGTCGACCTCGCCGAGTGCGCGCGCGAGTGCTGGTCGCGCGTGGACGCGCCGGACGCGGCGCTCCGCGTGGACGGATCGGCGACGGTACGGGCCGACCGCGACCGGCTGTCGCACGTCTTCGAGAACCTCTTTCGGAACAGCGTGGAACACGGCGGCCGCGACGTGACCGTTCGCGTGGGGGTACTCGACGGAGGCGACGGCTTCTTCGTCGAAGACGACGGGGTCGGAATCCCGGCGGACCAGGTCGATCGGGTGCGCGAGACGGGGTTCACGTCGTCCGCCGACGGAACCGGGTTCGGACTGGCGATCGTCGACCGGATCGTCGACGCCCACGGGTGGGAACTGCGGATCGCCGAGGGGGACGACGGCGGCGTGCGGTTCGAGATCCGCGGCGTCGAGCGGTCGGAGGAGGCGACGCGAGCGAGCGCCGCCGAAGGGGCCGACCGCGCGCCCCATCGTTAA
- a CDS encoding HVO_2753 family zinc finger protein, whose translation MSESETQGTRQCVSCGIQVAGMNAARFSCPDCGATIHRCAKCRKQSNLYECHDCGFRGP comes from the coding sequence ATGAGCGAGAGTGAAACGCAGGGCACCCGTCAGTGTGTCTCCTGTGGTATCCAGGTGGCCGGCATGAACGCCGCGCGGTTCTCCTGCCCCGACTGCGGGGCGACGATCCACCGGTGCGCGAAGTGCCGGAAGCAGAGCAACCTCTACGAGTGCCACGACTGCGGCTTCCGAGGGCCCTAG
- a CDS encoding cytochrome c oxidase subunit II, translating into MHIHAYEKLWLAASILLILLLIGSVTYGAVGPGVAMVSDSEPPIDAQALDEDDRFSEPRVEQVGENEYAAYVVAYQFGFEPSPIVVPENSTVTFYVTSRDVIHGFEVVGTNANTMVVPGEVSELTVEVEGPQEYGLLCNEYCGAGHHVMEGKVNVVSQAEFDERNEGGDDA; encoded by the coding sequence ATGCACATTCACGCCTACGAGAAGCTCTGGCTCGCGGCGTCGATCCTCCTGATACTGCTGCTCATCGGCTCGGTCACCTACGGCGCCGTCGGACCCGGCGTCGCCATGGTGTCCGACAGCGAGCCGCCGATCGACGCGCAGGCGCTCGACGAGGACGACCGCTTCTCCGAACCCCGCGTCGAGCAGGTCGGCGAGAACGAGTACGCGGCGTACGTCGTCGCCTACCAGTTCGGCTTCGAACCCAGTCCGATCGTCGTCCCCGAGAACAGTACGGTGACGTTCTACGTCACCTCTCGGGACGTGATCCACGGGTTCGAGGTCGTCGGCACGAACGCGAACACGATGGTCGTCCCCGGCGAGGTGTCGGAGCTCACCGTCGAGGTCGAGGGGCCACAGGAGTACGGCCTCCTCTGTAACGAGTACTGCGGCGCGGGCCATCACGTGATGGAGGGGAAGGTCAACGTCGTCAGTCAAGCGGAGTTCGACGAGCGGAACGAGGGGGGTGACGACGCGTGA
- a CDS encoding SelT/SelW/SelH family protein: protein MTRVEIEFCVPCGFLNRAQDVSEALLKQFGEELDEVALVTGDSGVFVVRADDEVVFDKTEDEYDVDAIVRAVRPYVGAAA, encoded by the coding sequence ATGACCCGAGTCGAGATCGAGTTCTGCGTGCCGTGCGGGTTCTTGAACCGCGCTCAGGACGTCTCGGAGGCGCTGCTCAAGCAGTTCGGCGAGGAGCTCGACGAGGTCGCCCTGGTCACGGGCGACAGCGGCGTGTTCGTCGTCCGCGCGGACGACGAGGTCGTCTTCGACAAGACCGAAGACGAGTACGACGTGGACGCCATCGTGCGCGCCGTCAGGCCGTACGTCGGCGCGGCGGCGTGA
- a CDS encoding CbaC protein — protein sequence MSVDVTRGGLLVAFAVFGVIVYEFRTVLDFVGIELPLLPYMAAVFVLASVLLWVVTLTGGWRTEPEEDGPA from the coding sequence GTGAGCGTCGACGTGACCCGCGGCGGGCTCCTCGTCGCGTTCGCGGTGTTCGGCGTGATCGTCTACGAGTTCCGAACGGTGCTGGACTTCGTCGGGATCGAACTGCCGCTCCTCCCGTACATGGCGGCAGTCTTCGTGCTCGCCAGCGTGCTCCTGTGGGTCGTCACGCTGACCGGCGGGTGGCGGACCGAACCCGAGGAAGACGGACCGGCGTAG
- a CDS encoding heavy metal translocating P-type ATPase, whose protein sequence is MSNCTLCDLPTGDDPHTAPDVDGDFCCRGCLAVARSLDDVDDVDERRPETEPGEAFDGETTFLRVDGMHCATCESFLELTAGEQDGVAAAEASYATDTIRVDYDPDAVSADELPKRLSVAGYTASDRADPEPDRDDDVVRFLIGGGLFGMMAMLWYVLFLYPTYFGYEPILDLGGVSGTYLFAQVWVFASIVLFYTGYPILRGAYVSLRARQPNMDLLVSLAAGSSYAYSTLALLVGRTDLYFDVTIAVILVVTAGNHYESLIKRRATGMLSDLTTAGDRTVRTESGETVAAETVDPGDRLLVRPGERVPFDGTVAEGTAAVDEALVTGESLPATKREGDEVRGGTVVTDAPVVVAVGEDATSTLDTLVRLLWELQSSRSGVQRLVDRLATAFVPLVVAVAALGGAATFALGSAPVDAALVGLTVLIVSCPCALGLATPLAVAAGIRDAARRGIVIVSDAVFEEAAGIDTVVLDKTGTLTDGEMRLLDTVSDGASPEEVRRRAAAVERASAHPVAEAIVDAVAGDDGGSARDDTSDASAAATDGGVTADDEGGEKRPADDAAGTSTAAVTVSDRGVTGRIDGDEVVVGHRSLFEGTEWTVPASLESAGEAAREDGRVPVFVGWEGSVVGVLVVGDEVREGWEAVVTGLADGGRRVVVLTGDSPEATRRFADHPAIDETFAEVPPEAKAETVRRLAATERVAVVGDGSNDAPALAAADLGVSVASGTDLAADAADAVLLEDRLSAVPELFAVTRGTNRRLKQNLGWAFVYNAVAIPMAIAGVLNPLLAALAMATSSLLVVTNSARTVYNGE, encoded by the coding sequence ATGTCGAACTGTACCCTCTGTGACCTTCCGACGGGAGACGACCCCCACACCGCCCCCGACGTCGACGGCGACTTCTGCTGTCGCGGCTGCCTCGCGGTCGCCCGCTCTCTGGACGACGTCGACGACGTCGACGAGCGCCGCCCCGAGACGGAGCCCGGCGAGGCGTTCGACGGGGAAACGACGTTCCTCCGCGTCGACGGGATGCACTGTGCGACGTGCGAGTCCTTCCTGGAGCTGACGGCCGGCGAGCAGGACGGCGTCGCCGCCGCCGAGGCGAGCTACGCCACCGACACGATCCGCGTCGACTACGACCCCGACGCGGTGAGTGCCGACGAGCTCCCCAAGCGGCTCTCCGTCGCGGGGTACACCGCGAGCGACCGAGCGGACCCGGAGCCGGACCGCGACGACGACGTCGTCCGCTTCCTGATCGGCGGCGGCCTCTTCGGGATGATGGCGATGCTGTGGTACGTCCTCTTCCTCTACCCGACCTACTTCGGGTACGAGCCGATCCTCGACCTCGGCGGCGTCTCGGGCACCTACCTGTTCGCGCAGGTGTGGGTGTTCGCCTCGATCGTCCTCTTTTACACCGGCTACCCGATCCTGCGGGGCGCGTACGTGAGCCTCAGGGCCCGGCAACCGAACATGGACCTCCTCGTGTCGCTCGCGGCGGGGAGTTCGTACGCGTACAGCACGCTCGCGCTACTCGTGGGCCGGACCGACCTCTACTTCGACGTGACGATCGCCGTGATCCTAGTCGTCACCGCCGGAAACCACTACGAGTCGCTCATCAAACGGCGCGCGACCGGCATGCTCTCCGACCTCACGACGGCCGGCGACCGGACGGTCCGCACCGAGTCCGGCGAGACCGTCGCGGCCGAGACGGTCGACCCCGGCGATCGGCTCCTCGTGCGCCCCGGCGAGCGGGTCCCCTTCGACGGGACCGTGGCCGAGGGGACCGCCGCCGTCGACGAGGCGCTCGTCACGGGCGAGTCGCTCCCGGCGACGAAGCGGGAGGGCGACGAGGTCCGCGGCGGGACGGTCGTCACCGACGCGCCGGTCGTCGTCGCGGTCGGCGAGGACGCGACGAGCACCCTCGACACCCTCGTCCGGCTGCTGTGGGAGCTCCAGAGCTCGCGGTCGGGGGTCCAGCGGCTCGTCGACCGGCTCGCGACCGCGTTCGTCCCGCTCGTCGTCGCGGTCGCCGCCCTCGGCGGGGCGGCGACCTTCGCGCTCGGATCGGCGCCCGTGGACGCCGCGCTCGTCGGGCTCACGGTGCTCATCGTCTCCTGTCCGTGCGCGCTCGGGCTCGCGACCCCGCTCGCGGTCGCCGCCGGGATCCGCGACGCAGCCCGCCGCGGCATCGTGATCGTCTCGGACGCTGTCTTCGAGGAGGCGGCGGGCATCGACACCGTCGTGCTGGACAAGACGGGGACGCTCACCGACGGGGAGATGCGGCTGCTCGACACCGTCAGCGACGGCGCGTCGCCGGAGGAGGTTCGTCGCCGGGCCGCGGCGGTCGAGCGCGCCTCGGCTCACCCGGTCGCCGAGGCGATCGTCGACGCGGTCGCGGGCGACGACGGGGGATCCGCGCGCGACGACACGAGCGACGCGTCGGCAGCGGCGACCGACGGCGGCGTGACCGCCGACGACGAGGGTGGGGAGAAGCGACCTGCCGACGACGCCGCCGGCACGTCGACCGCCGCGGTGACCGTCTCGGACCGCGGCGTCACGGGGCGGATCGACGGCGACGAGGTCGTCGTCGGACACCGGTCGCTGTTCGAGGGAACGGAGTGGACCGTGCCGGCGTCGCTCGAATCGGCCGGCGAGGCGGCCCGCGAAGACGGGCGGGTCCCCGTCTTCGTCGGTTGGGAGGGGTCGGTCGTCGGCGTTCTCGTCGTCGGCGACGAAGTCCGCGAGGGGTGGGAAGCGGTCGTCACCGGCCTCGCCGACGGGGGGCGACGCGTCGTGGTGCTCACGGGCGACTCCCCCGAGGCGACCCGGCGGTTCGCGGACCACCCCGCGATCGACGAGACGTTCGCGGAGGTGCCGCCGGAGGCGAAGGCCGAGACCGTGCGGCGGCTCGCGGCGACCGAGCGCGTCGCCGTGGTCGGCGACGGGAGCAACGACGCGCCAGCGCTCGCCGCTGCGGACCTCGGCGTCTCGGTCGCGAGCGGGACGGACCTCGCGGCCGACGCCGCGGACGCCGTCCTCCTGGAGGACCGCCTCTCCGCGGTCCCCGAGCTGTTCGCGGTCACCCGGGGGACGAACCGGCGGCTCAAGCAGAACCTCGGCTGGGCGTTCGTCTACAACGCGGTGGCGATCCCGATGGCGATCGCGGGCGTTCTCAATCCGCTCCTCGCGGCGCTCGCGATGGCGACGAGTAGCCTCCTCGTGGTGACGAACTCCGCGCGCACAGTTTATAACGGGGAGTAA
- a CDS encoding elongation factor 1-beta: MGDVAAKIKVMPNSPEVDLDDLQDRLEESLPQGAKIRGFQRDDVAFGLVALLPTVIVPDGAGGTEAVEEAFADVDGVESVAVENVGRL, encoded by the coding sequence ATGGGAGACGTCGCCGCCAAGATCAAGGTCATGCCGAACAGCCCCGAGGTCGACCTCGACGACCTGCAGGACCGGCTGGAGGAGTCGCTCCCGCAGGGCGCGAAGATCCGCGGCTTCCAGCGCGACGACGTCGCGTTCGGCCTCGTCGCCCTCCTACCGACCGTCATCGTTCCCGACGGCGCGGGCGGCACCGAGGCGGTCGAGGAGGCGTTCGCGGACGTCGACGGCGTCGAGTCCGTCGCCGTCGAGAACGTCGGCCGGCTGTAG
- a CDS encoding Gfo/Idh/MocA family protein — protein sequence MSTRNGPLTFGVLGTAGIARKAVIPAIAASDHAVGAVASRDGDRAAAFAESQSIARSYGSYEALLEDDEIDAVYVPLPNGLHAEWTTRAADAGLHVLCEKPLAADAAEAREVVDHCEDRGVTLMEGFMYRYHPRTERVLELVDRELHDVRTVSSTFRFPLYDRPGDVRLDPALAGGSLMDVGCYPVSLARTVLGEPDRAYAHANDTRDAGVDTELAGVLEYADGRSAQVASGFDTRLVQRYRIDATNGWIEVERAFDAPDDEPVELTYEVDGRRGVETFDPVDQYRLQVEHFADRVADGANPLTDGTEAVANMRVIDALAESAAEGGAVDVS from the coding sequence ATGTCAACACGAAACGGTCCGCTCACCTTCGGCGTGCTCGGGACGGCGGGGATCGCGCGGAAGGCGGTGATCCCGGCGATCGCGGCGAGCGATCACGCGGTCGGCGCGGTCGCCTCGCGCGACGGCGACCGGGCGGCGGCGTTCGCCGAGTCGCAGTCGATCGCGCGGAGCTACGGCTCCTACGAGGCGCTGCTCGAAGACGACGAGATCGACGCGGTCTACGTCCCGCTCCCGAACGGGCTCCACGCCGAGTGGACGACGCGCGCGGCCGACGCCGGGCTCCACGTGCTCTGCGAGAAGCCGCTCGCGGCCGACGCGGCGGAGGCGCGCGAGGTGGTCGACCACTGCGAGGACCGCGGCGTCACGCTGATGGAGGGATTCATGTACCGGTACCACCCCCGCACCGAGCGGGTCCTCGAACTGGTCGACCGGGAGCTCCACGACGTGCGTACGGTGAGCTCGACGTTCCGGTTCCCGCTGTACGACCGACCGGGCGACGTGCGCCTCGACCCGGCGCTCGCCGGCGGGTCGCTGATGGACGTCGGCTGTTACCCCGTCTCGCTCGCCAGGACGGTCCTCGGCGAGCCTGACCGGGCGTACGCGCACGCGAACGACACCCGAGACGCCGGCGTCGACACGGAGCTCGCGGGCGTGTTGGAGTACGCGGACGGTCGGTCGGCACAGGTCGCCTCCGGCTTCGACACGCGGCTCGTCCAGCGGTACCGGATCGACGCGACGAACGGCTGGATCGAGGTCGAGCGAGCGTTCGACGCGCCCGACGACGAGCCGGTGGAGCTGACCTACGAGGTCGACGGCCGGCGCGGCGTCGAGACGTTCGACCCGGTGGACCAGTACCGGCTGCAGGTGGAGCACTTCGCCGACCGCGTCGCCGACGGCGCGAACCCGCTGACCGACGGCACGGAGGCGGTCGCGAACATGCGAGTCATCGACGCGCTCGCCGAGAGCGCCGCCGAGGGCGGCGCGGTCGACGTCTCCTGA
- a CDS encoding DUF7542 family protein, with protein sequence MERTRVAVRCVDCSFETEYDGLPAARTALDDHESATGHEVTWEIESLAEGVSRAGDDAGVCGRPECANEDSPLVNPEPADR encoded by the coding sequence ATGGAACGGACGCGCGTGGCGGTCCGATGTGTCGACTGCTCGTTCGAGACGGAGTACGACGGGCTCCCGGCGGCGCGGACCGCGCTCGACGACCACGAGTCGGCGACCGGCCACGAGGTGACGTGGGAGATCGAGTCGCTCGCCGAGGGAGTCTCTCGCGCGGGCGACGACGCCGGCGTCTGCGGCCGTCCCGAGTGCGCCAACGAGGACTCGCCGCTCGTGAATCCCGAGCCGGCCGATCGGTAG
- a CDS encoding thioredoxin family protein — translation MTNTAADTEPDADEGARRPTSLADADALDAFVDDADAALVEFYTDGCGICASMEPVLGNVARALDVDVALINPRDDPPLVERFDVRSVPLFVLFVDGEPVARRAEGFIPGEELADWVREHAE, via the coding sequence ATGACCAATACCGCTGCCGATACCGAGCCGGACGCCGACGAGGGCGCCCGCCGCCCGACGTCGCTCGCGGACGCGGACGCGCTCGACGCCTTCGTCGACGACGCGGACGCCGCGCTCGTCGAGTTCTACACCGACGGGTGCGGCATCTGTGCGAGCATGGAGCCCGTCCTCGGGAACGTCGCTCGCGCGCTCGACGTCGACGTCGCCCTGATAAATCCCCGCGACGATCCCCCGCTCGTCGAGCGGTTCGACGTGCGGAGCGTCCCGCTGTTCGTGCTGTTCGTCGACGGCGAGCCCGTCGCCCGCCGCGCGGAGGGGTTCATTCCCGGCGAGGAGCTCGCCGACTGGGTCCGCGAGCACGCCGAGTGA
- a CDS encoding 30S ribosomal protein S17e — protein MAIKPKYIKQLGNVLLERYPDSFNTDFETNKESVTALTTVESKGVRNRIAGYVTQKKAQAAQKA, from the coding sequence ATGGCCATCAAACCCAAGTACATCAAGCAGCTCGGGAACGTCCTGCTTGAGCGGTACCCCGACTCGTTCAACACGGACTTCGAGACGAACAAGGAGAGCGTCACCGCCCTCACCACCGTCGAGTCGAAGGGCGTCCGCAACCGGATCGCCGGCTACGTCACCCAGAAGAAGGCGCAGGCGGCCCAGAAGGCGTAA
- a CDS encoding tripartite tricarboxylate transporter permease, protein MDALVRPVVDPTFAAAALAFLCGGVALGTLSGLVPGLHANNFALLLAGFAPAVSADPLLVGVAMLGAGVVHSFLDIVPALALGVPDAATAVAALPGHRLVIAGRGREAIRLSAVGSGLAVALAVPLAVPITWAMVRGYPAVRAHLPLLLAGVVAFLVFTESSKRAAVGGLLAFLASAALGFATLDVDPAAPLDAGGVLAPLFAGLFGAPVLVDALGGEGVPPQADARITLAPRDLGVSAGAGSLAGAVVGYVPGVSAAIAAVAALPAVPRSESDRGFVVATSGANTANTIFALFALVALGTPRTGVTVAIDRAEVPFALPVLLVAAATAAACGFALALLVGDAYLRVVGNADYTRLSIGVLGLLTVVSFLFAGPFGVGIFAVAAVLGLVPPRVGARRVHLMGVLIGPLIVG, encoded by the coding sequence ATGGACGCCCTCGTCCGCCCGGTCGTCGATCCGACGTTCGCGGCCGCCGCGCTCGCGTTCCTCTGCGGGGGCGTCGCGCTCGGCACCCTGAGCGGGCTCGTCCCGGGCCTCCACGCGAACAACTTCGCGCTGCTGCTCGCGGGGTTCGCGCCCGCCGTCTCCGCCGACCCGCTGCTCGTCGGGGTCGCGATGCTCGGCGCGGGCGTAGTCCACTCCTTCCTCGACATCGTCCCCGCGCTCGCGCTCGGCGTGCCCGACGCGGCGACGGCGGTCGCGGCGCTGCCAGGCCACAGGCTCGTGATCGCCGGGCGGGGCCGCGAGGCGATCCGGCTCTCGGCGGTCGGTTCCGGGCTCGCGGTCGCGCTCGCGGTGCCCCTCGCCGTGCCGATCACGTGGGCGATGGTCCGCGGCTATCCGGCGGTGCGGGCGCACCTCCCGCTCCTGCTGGCCGGTGTCGTCGCCTTCCTCGTGTTCACCGAGTCGTCGAAGCGGGCCGCGGTCGGCGGGCTCCTCGCGTTCCTCGCGAGCGCCGCGCTCGGGTTCGCGACCCTCGACGTCGACCCCGCCGCGCCGCTCGACGCCGGCGGCGTCCTCGCGCCGCTGTTCGCCGGGCTGTTCGGCGCGCCCGTGCTCGTCGACGCGCTCGGCGGCGAGGGCGTCCCGCCGCAGGCCGACGCGCGGATCACATTGGCGCCCCGCGACCTCGGGGTGAGCGCCGGCGCCGGGTCGCTCGCGGGCGCGGTCGTCGGCTACGTTCCCGGCGTCTCCGCGGCGATCGCCGCCGTCGCCGCCCTGCCCGCGGTCCCACGCTCCGAGAGCGACCGCGGCTTCGTCGTCGCCACCAGCGGCGCCAACACGGCGAACACCATTTTCGCGCTGTTCGCGCTCGTCGCGCTCGGCACGCCGCGAACGGGCGTCACGGTCGCGATCGACCGGGCCGAAGTCCCGTTCGCGCTCCCGGTCCTCCTCGTCGCCGCGGCGACGGCGGCGGCCTGCGGGTTCGCGCTCGCCCTCCTCGTCGGCGACGCCTACCTCCGCGTCGTCGGGAACGCGGACTACACCCGCCTGTCGATCGGTGTTTTGGGACTCCTCACGGTCGTCTCGTTCCTGTTCGCCGGCCCGTTCGGCGTCGGGATCTTCGCCGTCGCCGCCGTCTTGGGACTCGTCCCGCCGCGGGTCGGCGCCCGGAGGGTCCACCTGATGGGCGTGCTGATCGGCCCGCTGATCGTCGGTTGA
- a CDS encoding b(o/a)3-type cytochrome-c oxidase subunit 1 produces the protein MSEAIEAERSFVDEFPQEARVVRAALLSSFLALALGAIFGIIQTLHRTGVFRGLISSTDYYTSLTAHGVFLAISFTTFFLVGLFTWAVTRSLDRPLIDIRITWTWYAIMAVGMTMTGVSILAGFVPALDMSADVLFTFYAPLQAYPMFYAGLAVFIVGSWIAGADWFRTFLAWKREHPDERIPLQTFMVLTTMAMWYIASSAVAASVLIFLLPWSLGFIDSVNPTLTRTLFWFFGHPVVYFWLMPAYLLWYTVLPKIAGGRLFSDPLARVVFVLFLLLSTPVGIHHQYLDPGIAEGFKFISMTNTMFLLLPSLLTAFTVVASVEYGARQRGGTGLLGWLTDLPWRDPAFTGMMLAGLMFAAGGFSGMVNAGMNINYMIHNTIWVPGHFHLTVGTAVALTFMAATYWIWPQISNKPIYSRSIGLFQVVLWFIGMALMSNAMHAQGIMGVPRRTAEPEYSGFDYPTMFGGFEELNVQIAIGGTLLFVSTVLFIGNLVLTMGNPKVSGLAESLPPALSGPDDAPRVLDNLRLWVGIALTLVVLAYALPLAAIVSRGGLLGPGVGTYPALVAPMLDALAGAVTPILGAVGGAAGSLVEVVG, from the coding sequence GTGAGCGAGGCCATCGAGGCCGAGCGCTCCTTCGTCGACGAGTTCCCCCAAGAGGCGCGGGTCGTCCGCGCCGCGCTGCTCAGTTCCTTCCTCGCGCTGGCGCTCGGGGCGATCTTCGGGATCATTCAGACGCTCCATCGGACCGGGGTCTTCCGGGGACTCATTTCCTCGACCGACTACTACACGTCGCTCACCGCACACGGCGTGTTCCTGGCGATCAGCTTCACCACGTTCTTCCTCGTTGGACTCTTCACGTGGGCGGTGACTCGAAGCCTCGACCGGCCGCTGATCGACATCAGGATCACGTGGACGTGGTACGCGATCATGGCGGTCGGCATGACCATGACCGGCGTCTCCATCCTCGCCGGCTTCGTCCCCGCGCTCGACATGAGCGCGGACGTCCTGTTCACCTTCTACGCGCCGCTGCAGGCGTACCCCATGTTCTACGCGGGGCTCGCCGTCTTCATCGTCGGCTCCTGGATCGCCGGCGCCGACTGGTTCCGGACGTTCCTCGCGTGGAAGCGCGAGCACCCCGACGAGCGGATCCCGCTACAGACGTTCATGGTGCTGACGACGATGGCCATGTGGTACATCGCCTCCTCCGCCGTGGCCGCGTCCGTGCTCATCTTCCTGCTCCCGTGGTCGCTCGGCTTCATCGACTCGGTGAACCCCACGCTGACCCGGACGCTGTTCTGGTTCTTCGGGCACCCGGTCGTGTACTTCTGGCTGATGCCCGCGTACCTGCTGTGGTACACCGTCCTCCCGAAGATCGCCGGAGGACGGCTGTTCAGCGACCCGCTCGCGCGCGTCGTGTTCGTGCTGTTCCTCCTCCTCTCCACTCCGGTCGGGATCCACCACCAGTACTTGGACCCGGGGATCGCGGAGGGGTTCAAGTTCATCTCGATGACGAACACGATGTTCCTGCTGTTGCCGAGCCTGCTCACCGCGTTCACGGTCGTCGCGAGCGTGGAGTACGGCGCCCGCCAGCGCGGCGGGACCGGGCTCCTCGGCTGGCTCACCGACCTCCCGTGGCGCGACCCCGCGTTCACCGGCATGATGCTCGCCGGCCTGATGTTCGCCGCCGGCGGCTTCTCCGGCATGGTGAACGCCGGGATGAACATCAACTACATGATCCACAACACGATCTGGGTGCCGGGCCACTTCCACCTCACCGTCGGCACCGCCGTCGCGCTCACGTTCATGGCGGCGACCTACTGGATCTGGCCGCAGATATCCAACAAGCCGATATACAGCCGGTCGATCGGGCTATTTCAGGTCGTCCTCTGGTTCATCGGGATGGCGCTGATGTCGAACGCGATGCACGCGCAGGGGATCATGGGCGTGCCGCGACGCACCGCGGAGCCCGAGTACAGCGGCTTCGACTACCCGACGATGTTCGGCGGGTTCGAGGAGCTCAACGTCCAGATCGCCATCGGCGGGACGCTGCTGTTCGTCTCGACGGTGCTGTTCATCGGGAACCTCGTGCTCACGATGGGGAACCCGAAGGTGTCCGGACTCGCCGAGTCGCTGCCGCCGGCGCTGTCCGGCCCCGACGACGCCCCGCGAGTGCTCGATAACCTCCGGCTCTGGGTGGGGATCGCGCTGACGCTCGTCGTCCTCGCGTACGCGCTCCCGCTGGCGGCGATCGTCAGTCGCGGCGGACTGCTCGGCCCGGGCGTGGGGACGTATCCGGCGCTGGTCGCTCCGATGCTCGACGCGCTCGCGGGAGCGGTGACGCCGATACTCGGTGCCGTCGGCGGCGCCGCGGGCTCGCTCGTCGAGGTGGTCGGGTGA
- a CDS encoding DUF447 domain-containing protein — MSGDDLDGNRGASAEGDDAVTPAGWPIALRGVTESVVTTLGPNDRWNVAALGLHAPDDPADPVTARTYGRTRTWRNFAERGGGVVQFTSDPRTFVDAALTVREVDEPVLETADAWVEVTAAAVGSETEGDTTIRTWALDPVESAVLQERVPTVNRGFGALVDATVAASRLDVPGFDTAELLDRLAYFADVVDRCGGPAEREAFARIDEATGWRGLAGNEQESGGERDGDA, encoded by the coding sequence GCGGAGGGCGACGACGCCGTCACGCCGGCCGGCTGGCCGATCGCGCTCCGCGGCGTCACCGAGTCGGTCGTGACGACGCTCGGCCCGAACGACCGGTGGAACGTCGCGGCGCTCGGGCTCCACGCGCCGGACGACCCCGCCGACCCCGTCACCGCGCGGACCTACGGCCGCACCCGGACGTGGCGGAACTTCGCCGAGCGCGGCGGCGGCGTCGTCCAGTTCACGTCCGACCCGCGGACGTTCGTCGACGCCGCGCTCACCGTCCGCGAGGTCGACGAGCCCGTCCTCGAAACGGCCGACGCCTGGGTCGAGGTGACCGCCGCGGCGGTCGGGAGCGAGACCGAGGGCGACACGACGATCCGGACGTGGGCGCTCGATCCGGTCGAGAGCGCGGTGCTCCAGGAGCGCGTACCGACGGTCAACCGCGGGTTCGGCGCGCTCGTCGACGCGACGGTCGCGGCCTCGCGGCTCGACGTGCCCGGATTCGACACGGCCGAACTGCTCGACCGGCTGGCGTACTTCGCGGACGTGGTCGACCGCTGCGGCGGACCGGCCGAGCGCGAGGCGTTCGCCCGCATCGACGAGGCGACCGGATGGCGGGGGCTCGCCGGAAACGAGCAGGAGTCCGGCGGCGAGCGCGACGGCGACGCGTGA